One Drechmeria coniospora strain ARSEF 6962 chromosome 01, whole genome shotgun sequence genomic region harbors:
- a CDS encoding structural maintenance of chromosomes 5 smc5, protein MASFISPRRKRAGSDTGDDSFRDAPEGPDSPKRRRLDLNSKDDDDNDDAAATAPRANGTAAHNVTETDDMSNFQPGAIVRVKVENFVTYEMAEFFPGPHLNMVIGPNGTGKSSLVCAICLGLGYSPKHLGRAGSVKEFVKNGKDTATIEIELQKRARDRSNYIVRVQIRREQNSQKWWLNGKETTQKAIRALMQELKIQVDNLCQFLPQDRVVEFAQSTPVDLLHETLRAAAPEEMLLWQKQLQNLHKSKKELAESVHADVESLKNLESRQQGLQADVDRIREREEILERVKDLQSALVLSRYTDARTKHAEARERRKEAERTLRRLESESGPSLEAVNLKQEYARQIDAAVSAREKSLRDAERAAASVGRDVSAAVESVNEINDKLEAERKGFDVKKKELATSRTKITAYQADLKNKPADFNGADWNQRIRAEQHKKRELESDKLQVLSKDTELKGKAKIVVDAMRQLQSDVSALDTQEGQLLNMMKKRFPEQASAWEWVQEHQGEFEKEVFGPPLLNCSIKDDRYSDQVQSLLQNDDFLCFTAQTKGDYKKLTNQLYRIMSLSVVIRTCSHSIDSFRPPVDATEAADLGLDGFAVDFLDGPAPVLAMLCAEKRIHQSGVSLKDHDDAGYERLINNGKVNQWAAGKHSYLVRRRREYGPQAMTTISKNIQPARFWTSQPIDGQEKAELNRQLMEKRHEREVLKEEHNGLLKKAAAFDDQIAEIENKIVESEERAKASHEKSLRDAKNKTLDIQYEWDEAVLTRAKLVIQHKKLIDGIREAHQALLEAKIWRIEALSDIQGLKDRNASIMQRLDEEKQNVKAAVDEVNRAREDGRRLGDEVRDVLAQDESKKELLTQLSDGKPPQELELEISAEEAKLELIHAANPNVIREFERRAQEISKLRSKMEGFSEKLEGLEDRLGKLMGKWEPKLDELVSKINDAFAYNFEQISCAGEVRVHKDDDFDLWALDIMVRFRENETLQQLNAHRQSGGERAVSTIFFLMALQSLAQSPFRVVDEINQGMDPRNERMVHERMVEIACREHTSQYFLITPKLLTGLRYDPKMRVLCIASGEHMPREGRKLDFGRCLAIQRRLAAPLRRTGLPVDSLG, encoded by the exons ATGGCGTCCTTTATCTCGCCACGCAGGAAGCGGGCTGGTTCCGACACCGGCGACGATTCCTTTCGTGACGCTCCTGAAGGTCCCGATTCTCCAAAGAGACGGCGCCTCGACCTCAACTCgaaggatgacgacgacaacgatgatgccgccgcTACCGCCCCTCGTGCAAATGGCACAGCCGCACACAATGTTACAGAAACCGATGACATGTCCAACTTTCAGCCAGGAGCCATCGTGCGCGTCAAAGTCGAGAACTTTGTTACGTATGAAATGGCCGAGTTCTTCCCGGGCCCTCATCTGAACATGGTCATCGGTCCCAACGGTACGGGAAAGAGCTCTCTGGTTTGCGCCATTTGTCTTGGTCTTGGTTACAGCCCCAAGCACCTCGGACGAGCAGGCTCTGTCAAGGAGTTCGTCAAGAATGGCAAAGACACGGCCACCATCGAAATCGAGCTCCAGAAGAGGGCACGCGATCGATCCAACTACATTGTTCGAGTTCAGATTCGCCGCGAGCAGAATAGCCAAAAGTGGTGGTTAAATGGAAAGGAAACGACACAGAAAGCCATCAGGGCGTTGATGCAGGAGCTCAAAATTCAAGTCGACAACCTTTGCCAGTTTCTACCGCAAGACAGGGTCGTTGAATTTGCTCAGTCCACCCCCGTCGATCTCCTCCATGAGACGCTACGTGCTGCGGCCCCGGAAGAGATGCTTCTGTGGCAGAAACAGCTCCAGAATCTGCACAAGTCCAAGAAAGAGCTGGCCGAGTCGGTtcacgccgacgtcgaatcCCTCAAAAACCTCGAGAGCAGGCAGCAAGGGTTGCAGGCGGACGTGGATAGGATCCGTGAACGTGAGGAAATCCTAGAGCGAGTCAAGGATTTGCAGTCAGCCTTGGTTCTGTCCAGGTATACTGATGCCCGAACCAAACACGCGGAGGCTCGAGAGCGGAGAAAAGAAGCGGAGAGGACCCTTCGCCGGCTCGAAAGCGAAAGTGGTCCCTCTCTGGAGGCGGTGAACCTCAAGCAAGAGTACGCCCGGCAGATTGATGCCGCCGTTTCCGCCAGAGAGAAGTCGTTGAGGGACGCCGAGCGGGCCGCTGCAAGCGTTGGCCGGGACGTTTCCGCTGCCGTGGAAAGCGTGAATGAGATCAACGACAAGCTCGAGGCTGAGCGCAAAGGGTTTGATGTCAAGAAGAAAGAGCTTGCGACGTCGCGGACCAAGATCACCGCGTACCAGGCTGATCTCAAAAACAAACCTGCCGACTTCAATGGTGCTGACTGGAACCAGAGGATC CGCGCAGAACAGCACAAGAAGCGGGAGCTAGAGAGCGACAAACTTCAGGTCTTGAGCAAGGATACCGAGTTGAAGGGAAAAGCGAAAATAGTCGTTGATGCCATGCGCCAACTCCAGTCCGACGTCAGCGCCCTCGATACGCAAGAAGGCCAACTGCTGAACATGATGAAAAAGCGATTTCCAGAACAAGCCAGTGCTTGGGAGTGGGTGCAAGAGCACCAGGGCGAGTTTGAAAAGGAAGTCTTTGGACCGCCTTTGTTGAACTGCTCCATAAAAGACGACCGCTACTCCGATCAAGTTCAGTCGCTGTTGCAAAACGACGATTTTCTGTGTTTTACCGCCCAGACCAAGGGTGACTACAAAAAGTTGACAAACCAGCTGTACCGAATCATGAGCTTGTCCGTCGTCATCCGAACGTGTTCACACTCCATCGACTCTTTCCGACCCCCCGTGGATGCGACTGAagccgccgacctcggtcTCGACGGattcgccgtcgacttcctGGATGGCCCTGCTCCCGTCCTGGCCATGCTCTGCGCGGAGAAACGCATTCACCAGTCGGGCGTATCGCTCAAGGACCATGACGATGCTGGGTACGAACGGCTGATCAACAACGGCAAAGTCAATCAATGGGCCGCTGGCAAGCATTCGTATCTGGTCCGACGCCGCAGGGAGTACGGCCCGCaagcgatgacgacgataaGCAAGAACATTCAGCCAGCCAGATTCTGGACTTCCCAACCCATCGACGGCCAGGAGAAAGCGGAACTCAACCGCCAGTTGATGGAGAAGAGACATGAGAGGGAGGTACTAAAGGAAGAGCACAACGGACTCTTGAAAAAGGCTGCCGCTTTCGATGACCAAATAGCGGAAATCGAGAATAAGATTGTAG AATCCGAAGAGCGAGCCAAGGCATCTCACGAGAAATCCTTGCGTGATGCGAAGAACAAAACCCTCGACATACAATACGAATgggacgaggccgtcttGACACGAGCGAAGCTAGTTATCCAACACAAGAAGCTGATTGATGGGATACGAGAAGCACACCAGGCTCTTCTGGAAGCCAAGATTTGGCGTATCGAGGCACTTTCCGATATCCAGGGCCTCAAAGATCGTAACGCGAGCATCATGCAGCGGCTTGATGAGGAAAAGCAAAACGTCAAGGCAGCCGTTGACGAGGTCAACCGCGCACGggaagacggccgacgactgggcgacgaggtcagGGATGTCCTCGCTCAGGACGAGAGCAAGAAGGAACTTCTCACACAACTCTCGGATGGGAAGCCTCCGCAGGAACTGGAGCTGGAAATTTCTGCCGAGGAAGCCAAGCTTGAGCTCATCCATGCCGCCAATCCCAACGTAATCCGCGAGTTCGAGCGTCGCGCCCAAGAGATTTCCAAGCTCCGGAGCAAGATGGAGGGGTTCAgcgagaagctcgagggcctcgaggacCGCCTCGGCAAATTGATGGGCAAGTGGGAGCCCAAGCTAGACGAGTTGGTGTCCAAGATCAACGATGCGTTCGCCTACAACTTTGAGCAGATCAGCTGCGCAGGCGAGGTGCGCGTCCACAAGGACGACGATTTTGATCTGTGGGCCCTCGACATTATGGTCAGGTTTCG GGAGAATGAAACGCTCCAGCAACTTAATGCGCATCGCCAGTCAGGTGGCGAGCGCGCCGTGTCTACCATCTTCTTCCTCATGGCTCTCCAGTCCCTCGCCCAGTCGCCCTTCCGTGTCGTCGATGAGATCAACCAGGGCATGGACCCCCGCAACGAGCGCATGGTTCACGAGCGCATGGTCGAGATCGCCTGCCGAGAGCACACATCACAGTACTTTCTCATCACGCCCAAGCTCCTCACTGGCTTGCGCTACGATCCCAAAATGCGGGTGCTCTGTATCGCCAGCGGAGAGCACATGCCCCGTGAGGGGCGCAAGCTCGACTTTGGTCGTTGCTTGGCCATCCAGAGGAGGCTGGCTGCTCCGTTACGGAGGACGGGTCTGCCGGTAGATTCGTTGGGCTGA